A stretch of Desulfovibrio sp. TomC DNA encodes these proteins:
- a CDS encoding ribose-phosphate diphosphokinase: MAQGDLKILTGTSNPGLAEAICDHLGCTLLPAKVGTFSDGEIRVEVGANVRGSDIFVVQSTSYPVNYNLMELCLMLDALKRASARRVTAVVPYYGYARQDRKVAPRAPISAKLVADFLTVAGMNRLLTIDLHAGQIQGFFNLPVDNLFAAPIMAEYFKEFSGPDLCVVSPDAGGVERARAFAKRLGASLAIIDKRRDAPNQAQAMHVIGDVKGKLCVVLDDMMDTAGTMCQAGVVLLDNGAREVMATATHPVLSGPAIERLESSPFTQIVTTNTIPLNDKAKACSKIKVLSIAGLLAKAIHNIHTESSVSVLFT, encoded by the coding sequence ATGGCGCAAGGCGATCTGAAAATCCTGACCGGCACGTCCAATCCCGGACTGGCCGAGGCCATCTGCGACCATCTCGGCTGCACCCTGCTGCCGGCCAAGGTCGGCACGTTTAGCGACGGGGAAATCCGCGTCGAGGTCGGGGCCAATGTGCGCGGATCGGACATCTTCGTGGTCCAGTCCACGTCCTATCCGGTCAATTACAACCTCATGGAACTGTGCCTGATGCTTGACGCGCTCAAACGCGCCAGCGCCCGGCGCGTCACGGCGGTGGTGCCCTACTACGGCTATGCCCGTCAGGACCGCAAGGTGGCTCCGCGGGCACCGATCAGCGCCAAGCTCGTGGCCGACTTCCTGACCGTGGCCGGCATGAACCGCCTGCTCACCATCGACCTGCACGCCGGCCAGATCCAGGGTTTTTTCAACCTGCCCGTGGACAACCTCTTTGCCGCGCCCATCATGGCTGAGTATTTCAAGGAATTTTCCGGTCCCGACCTGTGCGTGGTCTCGCCTGACGCCGGCGGCGTGGAACGGGCCAGGGCCTTTGCCAAACGCCTGGGCGCAAGCCTGGCCATCATCGACAAACGCCGCGACGCGCCCAATCAGGCCCAGGCCATGCACGTTATCGGCGACGTCAAGGGCAAGTTGTGCGTGGTCCTCGACGACATGATGGATACGGCCGGCACCATGTGCCAGGCCGGCGTGGTGCTCCTGGACAACGGAGCCCGCGAGGTCATGGCCACCGCCACCCACCCGGTCCTGTCCGGCCCGGCCATTGAGCGCCTGGAAAGTTCCCCGTTCACCCAGATCGTGACCACCAACACGATTCCGTTAAACGACAAGGCCAAGGCCTGCTCCAAGATCAAAGTCCTGTCCATCGCGGGACTGCTCGCCAAGGCCATCCACAATATCCACACCGAATCGTCGGTGAGCGTGCTGTTTACCTGA
- a CDS encoding DegQ family serine endoprotease, whose protein sequence is MAKRFLVTLGSAFLFLAWTTMAQARIPLPDITELVEKDGPAVVNISTTKTIKAQEGARDLFEQFRNKRGGPMDDFFDQFEKHFGPQGRGNGKGQKQRSMGSGFVISADGYIVTNNHVVDGADEVKVQFRHNEKPLTAKIIGRDQETDLALLKIDGKSNLPYLEFGDSGKMKVGEWVLAIGNPFGLENTVTLGIVSAKGRIIGAGPFDNFIQTDASINPGNSGGPLIDLDGKVVGINTAIVASGQGIGFAIPSNMAKDVIAQLRDGKKVQRGWLGVTIQDIDENTAKALGLENTKGALISSVIEGQPAAKGGIKTGDVITAVAGQKIENSNELLRHIAAIRPGESVELSVTRKGSPVTVSVTLGERDAKKLAQNTPDQGDDNGAEGDQTASALGLSVRSLSAKEAKALGMDKVQGLLITEVADGSEAEQADVRPGDVILEVNQRPVASPEDFKKVIGEDGKKKGVVMLLIKRQSQTVFRTVPLTDSK, encoded by the coding sequence ATGGCCAAACGCTTCCTCGTCACCCTCGGCAGCGCCTTCCTGTTCCTGGCCTGGACGACCATGGCCCAGGCTCGAATCCCCCTGCCGGACATTACCGAACTCGTGGAGAAGGACGGTCCCGCCGTCGTCAACATCTCCACAACGAAAACCATCAAGGCCCAGGAAGGCGCGCGCGACCTCTTCGAGCAGTTCCGCAACAAGCGCGGCGGCCCCATGGACGACTTCTTCGACCAGTTCGAAAAGCACTTTGGTCCCCAGGGACGCGGCAACGGCAAAGGCCAGAAGCAGCGCTCCATGGGTTCCGGCTTCGTCATCTCTGCCGACGGCTACATCGTCACCAATAACCATGTTGTTGACGGCGCCGACGAGGTCAAGGTCCAGTTCCGGCACAACGAAAAGCCTTTGACTGCCAAGATCATCGGCCGTGACCAGGAAACCGATCTGGCCCTGCTCAAGATCGACGGCAAGTCCAACCTGCCCTACCTGGAGTTCGGCGACTCGGGCAAGATGAAGGTCGGCGAGTGGGTGCTGGCCATCGGCAACCCCTTTGGCCTGGAAAACACCGTGACCCTTGGCATCGTCAGCGCCAAAGGCCGCATCATCGGGGCCGGTCCCTTTGACAACTTCATTCAGACCGACGCCTCGATCAATCCGGGCAACTCCGGCGGACCGCTGATTGATCTTGACGGCAAGGTCGTGGGCATCAACACCGCCATCGTGGCCTCGGGCCAGGGCATCGGGTTTGCCATCCCCTCGAACATGGCCAAGGACGTCATCGCCCAGTTGCGCGACGGCAAGAAGGTCCAGCGCGGCTGGCTTGGTGTGACTATCCAGGATATTGACGAGAACACTGCCAAGGCGCTTGGCCTGGAAAACACCAAGGGTGCGCTGATCAGCTCGGTCATCGAAGGCCAGCCCGCAGCCAAGGGCGGAATCAAGACCGGCGACGTCATCACCGCCGTGGCCGGCCAGAAGATCGAGAATTCCAATGAGCTTCTGCGCCATATCGCTGCTATCCGCCCGGGCGAATCCGTGGAACTCTCGGTCACCCGCAAGGGTTCTCCGGTCACTGTCAGCGTCACCCTCGGCGAGCGCGACGCCAAGAAACTGGCCCAGAATACTCCGGACCAGGGCGACGACAACGGGGCTGAAGGCGATCAGACCGCTTCCGCTCTCGGGCTGTCCGTGCGCAGCCTGTCGGCCAAAGAAGCCAAGGCCCTGGGCATGGACAAGGTCCAGGGGCTGCTGATAACGGAAGTGGCCGACGGTTCCGAAGCCGAGCAGGCCGACGTGCGTCCGGGCGACGTGATCCTGGAAGTCAACCAGCGCCCGGTGGCCTCTCCCGAAGACTTCAAGAAGGTCATTGGCGAGGACGGCAAGAAAAAGGGTGTGGTCATGCTGCTGATCAAGCGCCAGAGCCAGACCGTTTTCCGCACGGTCCCCCTTACGGATTCGAAGTAA
- the ispE gene encoding 4-(cytidine 5'-diphospho)-2-C-methyl-D-erythritol kinase: protein MASSPIPAEEIVFPVPCKVNIRLAVGARRPSGYHDIDTLFLPLPEPADTIRVRRYDEIGDIDFTCSDPELETDDNLVVRAYRTYAAATGFSPRLEVHLTKHIPHGAGLGGGSSDAAALLRYLNDRAGEPSLAATDLAALALTLGADVPFFLLGGPATATGVGETLLPADPGLAGWCAVVVCPSSRVKTPWAYAALDASRTLPQKHGADLLTTVFDASKRAFCVTGAPMRNDFEAVVFAAHPELGRVKERLLALGAAGALLSGTGSAVFGLFRQRQTATLALAVLSGSGPRAYLAPL from the coding sequence ATGGCGTCTTCCCCCATTCCCGCAGAGGAAATCGTTTTCCCGGTCCCCTGCAAGGTCAACATCCGCCTTGCCGTCGGGGCCAGACGGCCAAGCGGCTACCACGACATCGATACGCTTTTTCTGCCCCTGCCCGAGCCGGCCGACACCATACGGGTGCGTCGGTACGACGAGATCGGGGACATTGATTTCACCTGTTCCGATCCGGAGCTGGAAACCGACGACAACCTGGTGGTGCGGGCCTACCGGACCTATGCTGCGGCCACGGGCTTTTCGCCGCGTCTGGAAGTCCACCTGACCAAGCATATCCCCCACGGAGCCGGCCTTGGCGGCGGGTCCTCGGATGCAGCGGCGCTTTTGCGCTACTTAAACGACCGGGCCGGGGAGCCCTCTCTGGCCGCAACCGATCTGGCCGCCTTGGCCTTGACCCTGGGTGCGGATGTGCCTTTTTTCCTGCTGGGCGGCCCGGCCACAGCCACCGGAGTGGGTGAAACCCTCCTCCCGGCCGACCCCGGACTGGCCGGCTGGTGCGCCGTGGTGGTGTGCCCGTCAAGCCGCGTCAAGACGCCCTGGGCCTATGCCGCCCTGGACGCTTCCCGGACTTTGCCGCAAAAACACGGGGCAGACCTCTTGACAACAGTATTTGACGCCTCTAAAAGGGCGTTTTGCGTGACCGGTGCGCCCATGCGAAACGACTTTGAAGCCGTCGTCTTCGCCGCCCATCCCGAACTGGGACGGGTCAAGGAGCGCCTGCTGGCCCTCGGGGCGGCGGGCGCGCTTCTTTCGGGAACGGGTTCGGCCGTTTTCGGGCTTTTCCGCCAACGCCAGACAGCCACTCTGGCTCTGGCTGTCTTGTCGGGAAGCGGGCCACGCGCCTATCTGGCGCCGCTGTAG
- a CDS encoding tetratricopeptide repeat protein, which translates to MQKNLFPTTLLLLGLVLALGPDRAVAQTAADDVGYSTDSAGSAPVAAPRPSPPPPGQTATEEPAKPPALTINLDAYARSIQDSDVPPRQPSVPSASVPPVPLLVRPAPVTPPPATVSQPSLVMAMLESTLHGNYAETLALKARMSKKAFTQRFDRATANKYSQMGNALLNKQDDPSGAVRAYETAYANDRSSSEINGSYGYALFRTGRFAEARDMEMEALEISPGYGAAWFVLGQILGYLKQEDLAYASFVNTCLFTKNMTTTLGFLDREKDKYGEICVQNAAAKALATCQRLTNDETSQRAQTPASPVLPAAVPFRDRRIGKIDIKAIVLGSKQFQGMLSSLADLRGLSEQQREQRIQTMVTPLISTIRGLTLRFATTNNYQLIIPSDEEATMRRGSDLQPSALVFSNVDSAFLTFLNSFPGKDFRKTVPIDDLTQPILKQLNGI; encoded by the coding sequence ATGCAAAAAAACCTGTTTCCGACCACCCTGTTGCTGTTGGGACTCGTCCTGGCTCTCGGCCCTGACCGCGCCGTCGCGCAAACAGCCGCCGATGACGTGGGGTATTCAACGGATTCCGCTGGTTCAGCGCCAGTGGCAGCACCCAGACCTTCCCCGCCTCCCCCCGGCCAGACAGCAACCGAGGAGCCGGCAAAGCCGCCCGCCCTAACCATCAACCTTGATGCCTACGCCAGATCAATCCAAGATTCGGATGTGCCTCCCCGGCAGCCATCTGTTCCTTCCGCCAGTGTCCCCCCGGTCCCGCTCCTGGTGCGGCCTGCCCCCGTCACCCCGCCACCGGCAACCGTCAGCCAGCCTTCGTTGGTAATGGCCATGCTGGAGAGCACGTTGCATGGAAACTATGCCGAAACCCTGGCCCTCAAGGCTCGCATGTCAAAAAAGGCCTTCACCCAGCGTTTCGACCGTGCCACGGCAAATAAGTACAGCCAGATGGGCAATGCCCTGCTCAACAAGCAGGATGACCCGTCCGGGGCAGTGCGTGCCTATGAAACGGCCTATGCCAACGACCGGTCCAGTTCGGAGATCAACGGCAGCTATGGCTACGCCCTGTTTCGCACCGGCAGGTTTGCCGAGGCCAGGGACATGGAGATGGAAGCCCTGGAAATCAGTCCGGGCTACGGGGCGGCCTGGTTCGTGCTGGGCCAGATTCTCGGTTATCTCAAGCAGGAGGACCTAGCCTATGCGAGCTTTGTCAATACCTGCCTCTTTACGAAAAACATGACCACGACCCTGGGATTCTTGGATCGTGAAAAGGACAAATACGGCGAAATCTGTGTGCAAAACGCCGCTGCAAAAGCCTTGGCCACCTGCCAACGATTGACCAACGACGAGACGTCGCAGCGCGCGCAGACGCCTGCATCGCCGGTTCTCCCGGCAGCGGTCCCCTTCAGGGACAGGCGCATCGGCAAGATCGACATCAAAGCAATCGTTCTTGGCAGCAAGCAGTTTCAGGGAATGCTGAGCAGTCTGGCAGACCTGCGCGGTCTGTCCGAACAGCAGCGGGAGCAGCGGATACAAACCATGGTGACCCCGCTTATCTCCACGATTCGTGGCCTCACCCTCCGTTTCGCTACCACCAACAACTACCAGCTCATCATCCCGTCTGACGAAGAAGCGACAATGCGCCGAGGAAGCGACCTGCAGCCTAGCGCGTTGGTCTTTTCCAATGTCGACAGCGCGTTTTTGACCTTTCTTAACAGCTTCCCGGGAAAAGACTTTCGAAAAACTGTTCCTATTGACGATCTGACCCAACCGATTCTCAAACAGCTCAACGGTATCTGA